One region of Synechococcus elongatus PCC 11801 genomic DNA includes:
- a CDS encoding NAD(P)-dependent malic enzyme, with translation MTSALTPNASHSVTVLVRMPSNTAAMLHVVQAIAATGANLVEIELLHRTNQWLDRDLVIEAASEEQAAAVLEAIAAVPDVEIIDSEDRTFALHQGGKISVEPKLELTSQAELAMAYTPGVGRVCKAIAADPDRVYELTVKQNMVAILTDGSAVLGLGNLGPAGALPVMEGKAMLFKAFGEVDAFPICLDTQDTDEIVETMKRIAPVFGGVNLEDIAAPRCFEIEARLKQELDIPVFHDDQHGTAIVTLAALENALKLVKKSLSQVRIVMNGAGAAGLSVASLLKEAGATDIIICDSRGILSGDRTDLNSQKQTFAVEQGGTLADALVGADVFIGVSVPGVLTVEMVETMASDRIIFAMANPIPEIQPELIQGRAAVIATGRSDYPNQINNVLAFPGVFRGALDCRAKSLTSSMFLAAARAIADLVPAERLSAEHIVPSAFDSRVAPAVAAAVVAAAQANGLARTLVTTH, from the coding sequence ATGACCTCTGCACTTACCCCGAATGCCAGTCACAGCGTCACTGTTTTGGTGCGTATGCCCAGCAATACCGCTGCCATGCTGCATGTTGTGCAGGCGATCGCGGCGACGGGAGCGAATCTGGTTGAGATTGAGTTACTGCATCGCACCAATCAATGGCTGGATCGCGATTTGGTGATTGAAGCAGCCAGCGAAGAACAAGCTGCTGCTGTACTCGAAGCGATCGCAGCGGTACCGGATGTCGAGATCATCGATAGCGAAGATCGCACCTTTGCTCTGCACCAAGGCGGCAAAATCAGCGTTGAGCCCAAGCTGGAATTGACCAGTCAAGCGGAGCTAGCCATGGCCTATACCCCCGGGGTAGGGCGGGTCTGCAAGGCGATCGCAGCGGATCCCGATCGCGTCTACGAGCTGACGGTCAAGCAAAACATGGTGGCGATCCTCACGGATGGCTCGGCGGTTCTTGGGTTGGGGAATCTAGGACCAGCGGGTGCCTTGCCCGTGATGGAGGGCAAAGCCATGCTGTTCAAGGCATTTGGCGAGGTTGATGCCTTCCCAATCTGTCTCGATACTCAAGACACGGATGAGATTGTCGAGACGATGAAGCGGATTGCGCCGGTCTTTGGCGGCGTGAATTTGGAGGATATTGCTGCCCCACGCTGCTTTGAAATTGAAGCGCGACTCAAGCAGGAGCTGGATATCCCGGTTTTTCACGATGATCAGCATGGCACCGCGATCGTCACCCTAGCGGCGCTAGAAAATGCGCTGAAACTGGTCAAAAAATCCCTGTCGCAGGTACGAATCGTGATGAATGGTGCAGGGGCTGCTGGCTTGTCCGTTGCCTCTTTGCTTAAGGAAGCCGGCGCAACAGACATCATCATTTGCGATTCCCGTGGGATTCTCAGTGGCGATCGCACAGATCTCAATTCCCAGAAGCAGACTTTTGCCGTGGAGCAAGGCGGCACCCTAGCCGATGCTCTCGTCGGTGCCGATGTCTTTATCGGTGTCAGTGTGCCGGGAGTGCTGACGGTGGAAATGGTGGAGACAATGGCAAGCGATCGCATTATTTTTGCGATGGCGAACCCCATTCCTGAGATTCAACCGGAGTTGATTCAGGGGCGGGCTGCTGTAATTGCTACCGGACGTAGCGATTATCCCAACCAAATCAACAACGTCCTTGCCTTTCCCGGCGTGTTTCGGGGGGCGCTGGATTGTCGGGCGAAAAGTTTGACCAGCAGCATGTTTTTGGCTGCTGCCCGCGCGATCGCGGATTTGGTTCCTGCTGAACGGTTGTCGGCGGAGCACATTGTGCCGAGTGCTTTTGACTCTCGTGTTGCACCGGCTGTCGCTGCTGCCGTTGTAGCTGCTGCCCAAGCGAATGGCTTGGCACGAACCCTCGTCACTACCCACTAA